From Fundulus heteroclitus isolate FHET01 chromosome 5, MU-UCD_Fhet_4.1, whole genome shotgun sequence, a single genomic window includes:
- the pane1 gene encoding centromere protein M, whose translation MSLLAPFNKLPTLNTASILLVESEEKFQQSLAVALVEEMTVTVNVRLARTLPLPLENDESRPRIDLVVFIINLTSDLSFRSAKASLKYLDPGYFLGKVCFMATNARHASVHTGLLDAVRQLAVSLHCPLLFAEDQTPEDVKSSARRLLTILKVASGLVPNTSALFLSNLTRCTMPLDIDQPSFD comes from the exons ATGTCTCTGTTAGCTCCGTTTAATAAACTTCCTACTCTGAACACGGCCAGTATCCTG CTGGTGGAGAGTGAGGAGAAGTTTCAACAGAGCTTAGCGGTTGCCCTGGTGGAGGAGATGACCGTAACCGTGAACGT GAGACTCGCCAGGACTCTCCCTCTTCCCTTGGAGAACGATGAGAGTCGACCGAGGATCGACCTGGTGGTGTTCATCATTAATCTGACCTCAGACCTGAG TTTCAGGTCAGCAAAAGCTTCTCTGAAATATCTGGATCCTGGATACTTCCTCGGGAAAGTCTGCTTCATGGCTACTAATG CTCGCCACGCGTCGGTCCACACAGGACTCCTGGATGCTGTCAGACAGCTGGCCGTCTCGCTCCACTGCCCCCTGTTGTTTGCAGAGGATCAG ACTCCGGAAGACGTAAAGAGTTCAGCGAGAAGGCTGCTCACTATCCTTAAAGTGGCTTCCGGCCTCGTCCCAAACACTTCTGCTCTGTTCCTGTCAAACCTGACGAGATGCACCATGCCGCTAGACATCGACCAGCCAAGTTTTGATTAG